The Fusobacterium necrophorum subsp. necrophorum genome has a window encoding:
- a CDS encoding LytR C-terminal domain-containing protein, whose translation MNMRKVYNGIILVLIAVLVILLYFNFRGNQISLSDQDRMLFIGKKNLVAVYEDKLAVDIPFEIHVNKELTFGDLVKKKEYEEVLRKVNDILPEKIEKYAVVKYGEIEYKVKNAKKLPETTIDEARYALASSIYSMFDELYREANTADVLNQNIIVDVLNANGKGGYARKTGELLTQNLSMKYNAANYEKNQEESYIILNDISVDKARDIVMTLPEKYFKIQAKPVVPTLANVVIVLGKENNLPFSISIEGTEENIKKAASDLKKAGYKGVKTSTKTGNEKSFIEYQKEDYFIAYKIAKILEIQDMVEKDSLSNKIEIHLP comes from the coding sequence ATGAATATGCGAAAAGTCTATAATGGAATCATTCTAGTTCTCATTGCAGTGTTAGTAATATTGTTGTATTTTAATTTTCGAGGAAATCAAATCAGTTTATCGGATCAAGACAGAATGTTGTTCATCGGAAAGAAAAATTTAGTTGCAGTTTACGAAGATAAATTGGCGGTAGATATTCCTTTTGAAATTCATGTCAACAAAGAACTCACTTTTGGAGATTTGGTAAAGAAAAAGGAATATGAGGAAGTACTCAGAAAAGTAAATGATATTCTTCCTGAAAAAATTGAAAAGTATGCAGTTGTAAAATATGGAGAAATTGAGTACAAGGTAAAAAATGCGAAGAAATTGCCGGAAACTACAATTGATGAAGCTCGTTATGCTTTGGCATCCAGTATTTACAGTATGTTTGATGAATTATATCGAGAAGCAAACACTGCAGATGTATTGAATCAAAATATTATTGTTGACGTATTGAATGCAAATGGTAAAGGGGGATATGCTCGAAAAACCGGAGAGCTATTGACACAAAATCTATCTATGAAATACAATGCAGCAAACTATGAGAAAAATCAAGAAGAAAGTTACATTATTTTAAATGATATTTCTGTAGATAAGGCAAGGGATATTGTCATGACTTTGCCGGAAAAATATTTTAAAATTCAAGCGAAGCCGGTAGTTCCAACTTTAGCGAATGTAGTCATTGTTTTAGGAAAAGAAAATAACCTTCCTTTTTCCATTTCCATTGAAGGAACGGAGGAAAATATAAAAAAGGCTGCATCCGATTTGAAAAAGGCGGGATATAAGGGGGTTAAGACGAGCACAAAAACAGGAAATGAAAAATCTTTTATTGAATATCAAAAAGAGGACTATTTTATTGCTTATAAAATAGCAAAAATTTTAGAAATTCAAGACATGGTAGAAAAAGATTCTTTATCCAATAAGATTGAAATTC